The following are encoded together in the Streptomyces sp. NBC_01465 genome:
- a CDS encoding purine-cytosine permease family protein, with the protein MTDTATPSSATTEAPPGEPPTKRSYAKLAADESREDYSLRYAPHSFRRWSPTMVASTALGGIAYLADFAIGASIVFTYGFTSGLASILCAATIIFVTGIPIARACAKYGVDMDLLTRGAGFGYFGSTLTSLIYASFTFIFFALEGSIMAQAMHQAVGLPVQFGYLITTLIVIPIVFRGMGALAKVQAWTQPIWLIGMVLPFLVLAFHSPDTFSAFSSFGGTEGAGSGFSWIGFGLGTGVALSLIAQIGEQADYLRFMPAKTEANKRKWNLAVLAAGPGWVIIGAAKQLGGALLAFAALEAVGKTHALEPIAPQIEALKPWLGSFGLPAAAIFVIVSQIKINVTNAYSGSLSWSNFFSRITHKHPGRVWYIFLNLAIALTLMEMNMFAALNKLLGFYSNVGIAWIAAVAADLVINKRAGWSPKYIEFKRAYLYAVNPAGFGAMVVASTVSIIAFFGVFGEYAEAFSTFIAAGLAVTLCPLIAWATKGKYYLARPNPVNGPDVDVEDITATHTCAVCDTDYELPDVADCPVQSGPICSLCCSLDATCGDVCRTDQSAGPVLMPVPTIPVRTA; encoded by the coding sequence ATGACGGACACCGCGACGCCCAGCAGCGCCACCACCGAAGCCCCGCCGGGCGAGCCGCCGACCAAGCGCAGTTACGCCAAACTCGCCGCCGACGAGAGCCGCGAGGACTACTCGCTGCGCTATGCGCCGCACTCCTTCAGGCGCTGGTCCCCGACGATGGTCGCCTCGACCGCGCTCGGCGGCATCGCCTACCTCGCGGACTTCGCGATCGGCGCCTCGATCGTCTTCACGTACGGCTTCACCAGCGGACTCGCCTCGATCCTCTGCGCCGCGACGATCATCTTCGTCACCGGTATCCCGATCGCCCGCGCCTGCGCCAAGTACGGCGTCGACATGGACCTCCTCACCCGGGGCGCCGGCTTCGGCTACTTCGGCTCGACGCTCACCTCGCTCATCTACGCCTCGTTCACCTTCATCTTCTTCGCCCTCGAAGGCTCGATCATGGCGCAGGCCATGCACCAGGCCGTCGGACTCCCGGTCCAGTTCGGTTACTTGATCACGACCCTGATCGTGATTCCGATCGTCTTCCGCGGCATGGGCGCGCTCGCCAAGGTGCAGGCCTGGACCCAGCCCATCTGGCTGATCGGCATGGTCCTGCCCTTCCTGGTCCTCGCCTTCCACTCCCCGGACACCTTCTCCGCCTTCTCCTCCTTCGGCGGCACGGAGGGCGCGGGCTCGGGCTTCTCCTGGATCGGCTTCGGGCTCGGCACCGGCGTCGCCCTCTCCCTCATCGCGCAGATCGGCGAGCAGGCCGACTACCTCCGCTTCATGCCCGCCAAGACCGAGGCGAACAAGCGCAAGTGGAACCTGGCCGTACTCGCCGCGGGCCCCGGCTGGGTCATCATCGGCGCGGCCAAGCAGCTGGGCGGCGCACTGCTCGCCTTCGCCGCGCTCGAAGCGGTCGGCAAGACCCACGCGCTGGAGCCCATCGCCCCGCAGATCGAGGCCCTCAAGCCCTGGCTCGGCTCCTTCGGGCTCCCCGCCGCCGCGATCTTCGTCATCGTCTCGCAGATCAAGATCAACGTGACGAACGCCTACAGCGGCTCGCTGTCCTGGTCGAACTTCTTCTCCCGCATCACGCACAAGCACCCGGGCCGGGTCTGGTACATCTTCCTCAACCTCGCCATCGCGCTGACGCTGATGGAGATGAACATGTTCGCGGCCCTCAACAAGCTGCTCGGCTTCTACTCCAACGTCGGCATCGCCTGGATCGCGGCCGTCGCCGCCGACCTGGTCATCAACAAGCGGGCCGGCTGGAGCCCCAAGTACATCGAGTTCAAGCGCGCCTACCTCTACGCCGTGAACCCGGCGGGATTCGGTGCGATGGTGGTCGCGTCGACCGTCTCGATCATCGCGTTCTTCGGAGTCTTCGGCGAGTACGCGGAAGCCTTCTCCACCTTCATCGCCGCAGGCCTCGCCGTCACGCTCTGCCCGCTGATCGCCTGGGCCACCAAGGGCAAGTACTACCTGGCCCGCCCCAACCCGGTGAACGGCCCCGACGTGGACGTCGAGGACATCACCGCGACCCACACCTGCGCGGTCTGCGACACCGACTACGAGCTCCCGGACGTCGCCGACTGCCCGGTCCAGTCGGGCCCGATCTGCTCGCTCTGCTGCTCGCTGGACGCGACGTGCGGCGACGTCTGCCGCACCGATCAGTCCGCGGGCCCGGTCCTGATGCCGGTACCGACGATCCCGGTCCGCACCGCCTGA
- a CDS encoding SPOR domain-containing protein encodes MNDSDVLLPWLVIRQDDNGNRYRVGRYATKTEADKVADSLDDRGHKQLYWVERIGQIAR; translated from the coding sequence ATGAACGACAGTGACGTCCTCCTGCCCTGGCTGGTGATACGGCAGGACGACAACGGCAACCGCTACCGCGTCGGCCGTTACGCCACCAAGACCGAGGCCGACAAGGTCGCCGACAGCCTCGACGACCGGGGCCACAAGCAGCTCTACTGGGTCGAGCGCATCGGTCAGATCGCGCGCTAG
- a CDS encoding (deoxy)nucleoside triphosphate pyrophosphohydrolase: MTDRVVVGGALFDRGRLLAARRSAPPELAGGWELPGGKVEPGESPEEALVRELREELGIESEVVERIPGEWPLKPGYVFQVWTARLLSGEPQPLEDHDALRWLGPDEIDSVDWLELDRPAVKEAARRLAEGAHD, encoded by the coding sequence ATGACTGATCGTGTCGTCGTGGGCGGAGCTCTTTTCGACCGGGGAAGGCTGCTGGCCGCGCGCCGGAGTGCGCCTCCCGAGCTGGCCGGGGGCTGGGAGCTCCCGGGCGGGAAAGTGGAGCCCGGGGAGAGCCCCGAGGAGGCCCTCGTACGGGAGCTGCGCGAGGAGCTGGGCATCGAGTCCGAGGTCGTCGAGCGCATCCCCGGAGAATGGCCCCTGAAGCCCGGCTACGTATTCCAGGTGTGGACCGCGCGGCTCCTGTCCGGGGAGCCGCAGCCGCTGGAGGACCACGACGCACTGCGCTGGCTCGGCCCCGACGAGATCGACTCCGTGGACTGGCTGGAGCTGGACCGGCCCGCCGTGAAGGAGGCCGCGCGACGGCTCGCGGAGGGGGCGCACGACTGA
- a CDS encoding ATP-binding protein translates to MVGVIDTEGDCAEWTFPAEPDAVRVARHAVRDALHTWGLFPAFGDVAVLLVSELVTNALRYASGPIGVRLVRLDHGDLLVEVSDPLPDPPRERSSGPDDEGGRGLQLVACSAQRWGTRRGRTGKTVWFELAQPG, encoded by the coding sequence GTGGTCGGCGTGATCGACACCGAAGGCGACTGCGCCGAGTGGACCTTTCCTGCTGAGCCCGATGCCGTACGCGTCGCACGTCATGCCGTACGCGACGCCCTGCACACCTGGGGTCTGTTTCCGGCCTTCGGCGATGTCGCGGTCCTTCTGGTGAGTGAGCTGGTCACGAACGCGCTGCGGTACGCGTCGGGCCCGATCGGTGTCCGTCTCGTACGCCTGGATCATGGCGATCTGCTGGTGGAAGTCTCCGATCCGCTTCCGGATCCGCCCCGTGAGCGCAGCTCGGGACCGGACGACGAGGGAGGCCGGGGACTGCAGCTCGTGGCCTGTTCCGCACAGCGCTGGGGGACCCGTCGCGGGAGAACGGGCAAGACGGTGTGGTTCGAGCTGGCCCAGCCTGGTTAG
- a CDS encoding SpoIIE family protein phosphatase has translation MPDTAGDVVWQSSPPGSIYDYIRVASFSIGADGLVEQWSRRAEELFGVAARDAVGKDPVDAFMPAELHGRGRGRVAEILDGKEWTGLVPFRMPGEDHAHGVAELYVMPSETPSGRRGAVCIVVDVRVLRQIETDLASSQAIFGQSPFGFLLFGMDLTVQRANSRFAALFGGDVDEHRGRTVHDYLAPAEAERMTAALRRVLESGEPVTDLQLVGTAPGSTDHRHWSVNLYRVHSGAGRPIGVAGLGTDVTRRHVAAREAANARRNLALLNEASARIGNSLDLETTARELLDVAVPGFCDLAAVDLYQGLLAGDEAGPGHADGSAELRRVAFASAVSDGPLEVGNGDEGAAPPLGAVHRYAFVSPYAKALREAQLQSVPGAEGSLVQSTLAVPMVAHDTVVGLVQFARTKGSEPFGERDRALAVELAARAAVCIDNARLYRREHERALILQRSLLPPGDPEAAGLTIACRYLPGNMETEVGGDWFDVIELPGHRTALVVGDVMGRGLRAAVAMGELRTAVRTLALLDLEPAEVLSALDEIARGLGAPGGTQQASRAAHKSREADLSEVYLATCVYAVYDPVTRRCTFANAGHLPPLVVEPGEEPLLLDVPPGMPLGVGGEPFEEVEVELPEGALLALYTDGLVESREHPLDEGLSQLRGALADPVPALEDVCDHILTTLDTGHGEDDIALLMARIQGLPAEAVGDWTLPREPKSVGRARELARRQLESWGLESLVDTVELLVSELATNALRYGEGEIRLRLLRDRTLVCEVWDAGLVQPRRRRARDTDEGGRGLQLVGLLSAAWGSRRTPRGKTVWFELALPEGDEAPAELTADQLLAMY, from the coding sequence ATGCCTGACACGGCGGGCGACGTCGTGTGGCAGAGCAGCCCGCCCGGCTCGATCTACGACTACATCAGAGTCGCCTCCTTCTCCATCGGGGCCGACGGACTGGTGGAGCAGTGGAGCCGCCGGGCCGAGGAGCTCTTCGGCGTGGCCGCACGCGATGCCGTGGGCAAGGATCCGGTGGACGCCTTCATGCCCGCCGAACTGCACGGACGCGGTCGCGGCAGGGTCGCGGAGATCCTCGACGGCAAGGAGTGGACGGGTCTGGTCCCGTTCCGGATGCCGGGCGAGGACCACGCGCACGGAGTCGCCGAGCTGTACGTCATGCCGAGCGAGACCCCCAGCGGGCGGCGCGGCGCGGTGTGCATCGTGGTGGACGTCAGGGTGCTCCGGCAGATCGAGACCGACCTCGCCTCCTCGCAGGCGATTTTCGGCCAATCTCCCTTCGGCTTCCTCCTGTTCGGGATGGACCTCACGGTGCAGCGCGCCAACAGCCGCTTCGCCGCCCTCTTCGGCGGCGACGTCGACGAGCACCGAGGCCGTACCGTCCACGACTACCTCGCACCCGCCGAGGCCGAGCGGATGACCGCCGCGCTCAGACGCGTACTGGAGAGCGGCGAGCCCGTCACCGACCTCCAGCTCGTGGGCACCGCCCCCGGCTCCACCGACCACCGGCACTGGTCGGTCAACCTCTACCGCGTCCACAGCGGAGCCGGCCGCCCCATCGGGGTCGCCGGGCTCGGCACGGACGTCACCCGCCGCCATGTCGCCGCCCGCGAGGCCGCCAACGCCCGCCGCAACCTCGCCCTCCTCAACGAGGCCAGCGCCCGCATCGGCAACTCCCTCGACCTGGAGACCACCGCCCGCGAACTCCTCGACGTCGCCGTCCCCGGCTTCTGCGACCTCGCCGCGGTCGACCTCTACCAGGGCCTCCTCGCCGGCGATGAGGCCGGCCCCGGCCACGCCGACGGCTCCGCCGAGCTGCGCCGCGTCGCCTTCGCCAGCGCCGTCTCCGACGGGCCGCTGGAGGTCGGCAACGGCGACGAGGGCGCGGCGCCCCCGCTCGGTGCCGTCCACCGCTACGCGTTCGTCTCGCCCTACGCGAAGGCCCTGCGCGAGGCGCAGCTGCAGTCCGTGCCCGGCGCGGAAGGCAGCCTGGTGCAGTCGACGCTCGCCGTGCCGATGGTCGCGCACGACACGGTGGTCGGCTTGGTGCAGTTCGCCCGTACGAAGGGGAGCGAGCCCTTCGGCGAGCGCGACCGGGCGCTCGCCGTGGAGCTGGCCGCGCGGGCCGCCGTCTGTATCGACAACGCCCGCCTCTACCGGCGCGAGCATGAACGCGCCCTGATACTGCAACGGTCCCTGCTGCCGCCCGGCGACCCGGAGGCCGCCGGACTCACCATCGCCTGCCGCTATCTGCCGGGCAACATGGAGACCGAGGTCGGCGGCGACTGGTTCGACGTCATCGAGCTGCCCGGACACCGGACGGCGCTGGTCGTCGGGGACGTGATGGGGCGCGGGCTGCGGGCCGCGGTCGCGATGGGTGAACTGCGTACGGCGGTCAGGACGTTGGCGCTGCTCGACCTGGAGCCGGCGGAGGTGCTCTCCGCGCTGGACGAGATCGCGCGGGGTCTCGGCGCCCCCGGCGGCACGCAGCAGGCCTCGCGGGCCGCGCACAAGTCGCGGGAGGCGGACCTGTCGGAGGTCTATCTGGCGACGTGCGTGTACGCGGTCTACGACCCGGTCACCCGCCGCTGCACGTTCGCCAACGCGGGCCATCTGCCGCCGCTGGTGGTGGAACCGGGGGAGGAGCCGCTGCTCCTGGACGTACCGCCCGGAATGCCACTGGGGGTGGGCGGCGAACCCTTCGAGGAGGTCGAGGTCGAACTCCCCGAGGGCGCGCTGCTCGCGCTCTACACGGACGGCCTCGTCGAGTCGCGGGAGCATCCGCTGGACGAGGGCCTGTCGCAGCTGCGGGGCGCGCTGGCGGATCCCGTACCGGCGCTGGAGGACGTCTGCGACCACATACTGACGACGCTCGACACCGGCCACGGCGAGGACGACATCGCACTGCTGATGGCGCGGATCCAGGGCCTGCCCGCGGAGGCGGTGGGCGACTGGACGCTGCCGAGGGAGCCGAAGTCGGTGGGCCGGGCACGGGAGTTGGCGCGCCGGCAGCTGGAGAGCTGGGGCCTGGAGTCGCTGGTCGACACGGTGGAACTGCTGGTGAGCGAGCTCGCGACGAACGCGCTGCGGTACGGCGAGGGCGAGATCCGGCTGCGGCTCCTGCGGGACCGGACGCTGGTCTGCGAGGTCTGGGACGCGGGCCTGGTGCAGCCGCGGCGGCGGCGGGCGCGGGACACGGACGAGGGGGGCCGGGGGCTGCAGCTGGTGGGGCTGCTGAGCGCGGCGTGGGGATCTAGGCGGACCCCGCGCGGCAAGACGGTGTGGTTCGAGCTGGCGCTGCCGGAGGGGGACGAGGCCCCGGCGGAGCTCACGGCGGACCAATTGCTCGCCATGTATTAG
- a CDS encoding PspA/IM30 family protein, giving the protein MSQKQTIFGRVSQLAKANINALLDQAEDPQKMIDQLIRDYTNNIAEAEQAVATTIGNLRLMEQDHTEDVEAAKEWGGKALAASKKADELRAGGSAADADKFDNLAKVALGRQLQSEKEAKTAEPTIASQTEVVDKLKTGLDQMKVKLTELQGKRDELVARAKSAQAQNTMMDAVKNINVLDPTSELGRFEDKVRREEAKAMGKQELAASSLDAQFEQLDSLGDGAEVEARLAALKSGAANG; this is encoded by the coding sequence ATGTCGCAGAAGCAGACCATTTTCGGGCGAGTGAGCCAGCTCGCCAAGGCCAACATCAACGCGCTCCTCGACCAGGCCGAGGACCCGCAGAAGATGATCGACCAGCTGATCCGCGACTACACGAACAACATCGCGGAGGCCGAGCAGGCGGTGGCCACCACCATCGGCAATCTGCGGCTGATGGAGCAGGACCACACGGAGGACGTGGAGGCGGCGAAGGAGTGGGGCGGGAAGGCCCTGGCCGCGTCCAAGAAGGCGGATGAGCTGCGGGCGGGCGGTTCGGCGGCCGACGCGGACAAGTTCGACAACCTGGCGAAGGTCGCGCTGGGGCGGCAGCTGCAGTCCGAGAAGGAGGCGAAGACGGCGGAGCCGACGATCGCCTCGCAGACGGAGGTCGTGGACAAGCTGAAGACGGGCCTCGACCAGATGAAGGTGAAGCTGACGGAGCTCCAGGGGAAGCGGGACGAACTGGTGGCGCGGGCGAAGTCGGCGCAGGCGCAGAACACGATGATGGACGCGGTGAAGAACATCAACGTCCTTGACCCGACGAGTGAGTTGGGGCGGTTCGAGGACAAGGTGCGGAGGGAGGAGGCGAAGGCGATGGGGAAGCAGGAGTTGGCGGCGTCGTCGCTGGATGCGCAATTTGAGCAGCTGGACTCTCTGGGCGACGGGGCCGAGGTGGAGGCCAGGCTGGCTGCGCTGAAGTCGGGGGCTGCGAACGGCTGA
- a CDS encoding TPM domain-containing protein, with the protein MKSDRPHIPGWAAVLVAAFVAVCGLVLPAPAPAARADSPITLSTDGQITDRVGALRDRKPEVVKALDALYDDHRIQLFVAYVRDFSGQSAQSWADATATKSGLGQNDLLLAVATHDRQYAYSIGSQTTAFTSSQLADVAQTAIVPALKQNDWAGAAIGAANGYSAVLSGTPIPTPTITPGPADPGGSASDEAGSAADVIVPVVAVGGAGALAAFAYTRRKKRAGTRTTPGGGGGWGGPAEPAPMPLPELDAKAKQLLVDTDNAIRTSDEELGFAAAQFGDEAAQPFKDAVTYAKGELTAAFRIRQKLDDAFPEDDATRRQMMDEIVSRCEEANRRLDAESESFDRLRAMEQNAPQALELAESTFRQVTSRTGAAETALATLAQQYAPSASAPVTGHVEQAKDRLLFATTNLNQARQAVDAGDNGKAAVFVRAAEGAVDQAGTLVDAVDRLAGELGEADGQLAGALTETETDLADARGLLQGTGADVSTADLQGRIARAESVVGDVRQEMAAGPYDPIDALRRIEEADAVLDEALAGAREREAGTRRAAALLDQARLTATSSLGAAADYITTNRGAVGSQARTRLAEAQRHLENGLALAATDAQAALAEVQQADALARQAQKLAQQDVQGYGGGGMGGFGGGGGMGGGGGGGIGGAVLGGIILGGLFGGGGGRGGGYGGGGFGGGGPGSFGGGGTGGRMGGGGRF; encoded by the coding sequence GTGAAGTCAGACCGGCCGCACATACCCGGCTGGGCCGCCGTTCTCGTCGCCGCTTTCGTAGCGGTCTGCGGGCTGGTCCTGCCCGCGCCGGCCCCCGCAGCCCGTGCCGATTCCCCCATCACGCTGTCCACCGACGGTCAGATCACCGACCGGGTGGGCGCGCTGCGCGACCGCAAGCCCGAGGTCGTGAAGGCGCTCGACGCGCTCTACGACGACCACCGGATCCAGCTCTTCGTCGCGTACGTACGGGACTTCTCCGGGCAGTCCGCGCAGAGCTGGGCCGACGCGACCGCCACCAAGAGCGGGCTCGGCCAGAACGACCTGCTGCTCGCGGTCGCCACCCACGACCGCCAGTACGCGTACTCGATCGGCAGCCAGACCACCGCCTTCACCTCTTCCCAGCTCGCGGACGTCGCCCAGACGGCGATCGTCCCCGCGCTGAAGCAGAACGACTGGGCGGGGGCGGCCATCGGCGCCGCCAACGGCTACAGCGCGGTGCTCTCCGGGACGCCGATCCCCACCCCGACCATCACCCCGGGCCCCGCGGACCCCGGCGGATCCGCGTCGGACGAAGCGGGCTCCGCAGCCGATGTCATCGTGCCCGTCGTCGCGGTGGGCGGAGCCGGAGCGCTGGCGGCCTTCGCGTACACCCGGCGCAAGAAGCGCGCGGGGACCCGGACCACGCCGGGCGGCGGGGGCGGCTGGGGCGGTCCCGCCGAGCCGGCGCCGATGCCGCTGCCCGAACTCGACGCCAAGGCCAAGCAGCTCCTCGTCGACACGGACAACGCGATCCGTACCAGCGACGAGGAACTCGGCTTCGCCGCCGCCCAGTTCGGGGACGAGGCGGCGCAGCCCTTCAAGGACGCGGTGACGTACGCGAAGGGCGAGCTGACCGCGGCGTTCCGCATCCGGCAGAAGCTGGACGACGCGTTCCCCGAGGACGACGCGACCCGCCGGCAGATGATGGACGAGATCGTCAGCCGCTGCGAGGAGGCGAACCGCCGGCTCGACGCGGAGTCCGAGAGCTTCGACCGGCTGCGCGCGATGGAGCAGAACGCCCCGCAGGCACTGGAGCTGGCGGAGTCGACGTTCCGGCAGGTCACCTCGCGTACGGGAGCGGCCGAGACCGCGCTGGCGACGCTCGCCCAGCAGTACGCGCCCTCCGCTTCGGCCCCCGTGACCGGGCATGTCGAGCAGGCGAAGGACCGGCTGCTGTTCGCGACGACCAACCTCAACCAGGCGCGCCAGGCGGTCGACGCGGGCGACAACGGCAAGGCGGCCGTGTTCGTACGGGCCGCCGAGGGCGCCGTCGACCAGGCGGGCACGCTGGTGGACGCGGTGGACCGGCTCGCGGGCGAACTCGGCGAGGCAGACGGCCAGTTGGCCGGTGCGCTGACCGAGACCGAGACGGATCTGGCCGATGCGCGCGGGCTGCTGCAGGGCACGGGGGCCGATGTCTCCACCGCCGATCTGCAGGGGCGGATCGCGCGGGCGGAGTCGGTGGTCGGTGACGTACGGCAGGAGATGGCGGCCGGTCCGTACGACCCGATCGACGCGCTGCGGCGCATCGAGGAGGCGGACGCGGTCCTGGACGAGGCCCTGGCCGGGGCGCGCGAGCGGGAGGCAGGGACCCGGCGGGCCGCGGCACTGCTGGACCAGGCGCGGCTGACGGCGACCAGTTCGCTGGGGGCCGCGGCGGACTACATCACGACGAACCGGGGCGCGGTGGGCAGCCAGGCCCGCACCCGCCTGGCGGAGGCACAGCGCCACCTGGAGAACGGGCTGGCCCTCGCCGCGACGGACGCGCAGGCCGCGCTGGCGGAGGTGCAGCAGGCGGACGCGCTGGCCCGGCAGGCGCAGAAGCTCGCGCAGCAGGACGTACAGGGCTACGGCGGCGGGGGCATGGGCGGCTTCGGCGGAGGCGGGGGCATGGGCGGCGGTGGAGGCGGCGGGATCGGCGGCGCGGTGCTCGGCGGGATCATCCTCGGCGGGCTCTTCGGCGGCGGTGGCGGCCGGGGCGGCGGCTACGGCGGAGGCGGCTTCGGGGGCGGCGGGCCCGGGAGCTTCGGCGGTGGGGGCACGGGTGGGCGGATGGGCGGAGGCGGCCGCTTCTGA
- a CDS encoding glycoside hydrolase family 1 protein, with protein MTHASTRFPDGFLWGASTAAHQIEGNNINSDWWRKEHSGTDQVQEPSLDACDSYHRWPEDMDLLAELGFTDYRFSIEWARIEPAEGHFSGAEIAHYRRMVEGAIARGLRPMVTLHHFTVPRWFEDRGGWTAEGAVELFARYTAACAPVIGDGVPYVCTINEPNMISVMAGLAKSGNVGFPPAGLPAPDEETTEAIIAAHHASARAVKAIDPSIQVGWTIANQVYQALPGAEEVTAAYRHPREDVFIEAARGDDWIGVQSYTRTKIGPEGPIPAPEDVERTLTQWEYYPTAVGHALRHTAEVVGPDVPLIVTENGMATADDARRIDYYTGALGEVAAGLEDGLNIHGYLAWSALDNYEWGSFRPTFGLISVDPKTFERTAKPSAVWLGGLGRTRELPRSAA; from the coding sequence ACATCAACAGCGACTGGTGGCGCAAGGAGCACAGCGGCACCGACCAGGTCCAGGAGCCCAGCCTGGACGCCTGCGACAGCTACCACCGCTGGCCCGAGGACATGGACCTGCTGGCCGAACTCGGCTTCACCGACTACCGGTTCTCCATCGAGTGGGCCCGTATCGAGCCCGCCGAGGGCCACTTCTCCGGCGCCGAGATCGCCCACTACCGGCGCATGGTCGAGGGCGCGATCGCCCGCGGGCTGCGGCCGATGGTGACCCTGCACCACTTCACCGTGCCGCGCTGGTTCGAGGACCGCGGCGGCTGGACGGCCGAAGGGGCCGTCGAACTCTTCGCCCGGTACACCGCCGCCTGCGCGCCGGTCATCGGCGACGGCGTCCCGTACGTCTGCACCATCAACGAGCCCAACATGATCTCCGTGATGGCCGGTCTCGCGAAGTCCGGCAACGTCGGCTTCCCGCCGGCCGGGCTGCCCGCCCCCGACGAGGAGACCACCGAGGCGATCATCGCGGCCCACCACGCGTCGGCCCGCGCGGTGAAGGCGATCGACCCGTCGATCCAGGTCGGCTGGACGATCGCCAACCAGGTCTACCAGGCCCTCCCCGGCGCCGAAGAGGTCACCGCCGCCTACCGCCACCCCCGCGAGGACGTCTTCATCGAGGCGGCGCGCGGCGACGACTGGATCGGCGTCCAGTCCTACACCCGCACCAAGATCGGACCCGAGGGGCCGATCCCGGCGCCCGAGGACGTCGAGCGGACCCTGACGCAGTGGGAGTACTACCCCACCGCGGTCGGCCACGCGCTGCGGCACACCGCCGAGGTCGTCGGCCCCGACGTACCCCTGATCGTCACCGAGAACGGCATGGCGACCGCCGACGACGCACGCCGCATCGACTACTACACGGGCGCGCTCGGCGAGGTCGCGGCCGGCCTGGAGGACGGGCTCAACATCCACGGCTATCTCGCCTGGAGCGCCCTCGACAACTACGAGTGGGGATCCTTCCGCCCCACCTTCGGGCTGATCTCCGTCGACCCGAAGACCTTCGAGCGCACCGCCAAGCCGTCCGCGGTCTGGCTCGGCGGGCTCGGCCGCACGCGGGAGCTTCCCCGCTCGGCCGCGTAA